ACATCTTCTGAGCCGAGGCCTATGTGAGAAGACGACAACAACATCAGGATGCAGTTAATATATCACTACAATTGTCCATTGGCAGAAAAATCGGACTGTCCGGAAGCAGGTCTGCACTCCGGTTGGCAGTAAGAAGCTAAGCGAGCTAAGCGTGCTGTAAAGAAATGTTAAATCCTTGAAATACGCCGTGACGGATAAAAGACTGGTAGAGAAATACAACGATATAAAAAGAATAGGCCAAGTGGAGAGAATTATGCGATGGATATGAGATTGGTAGCGTAGTCTATGTTGCTGGAATGGGTACCGACTTCCGAAGTATACAAAGACAAATTTAATTCCGAGGTTGTAGAAGGCCCGATATAGATTATAAGGGTAGCGTACGGTAGGATTCTTCTCATTCACATATTCCTTAATCTTTAATTCTGAATGTCTCTTTGTTTGTCAGAACCCTCATAGATAACAAAATGACCACCAACCGGCCCAGCGTACGGCGTCTCCAACAAACCCTATCCCATGTCCAACCCAAGCCGGCTCCGTTGCAACTATCAATTGTCGAAGGTCCAACAGAGCCAGAACTGTTGGAAATTACCCTAGGCGAGCTCCTGACCCTTCAGAGCCTGAAATACAGCGACTACGAATGTCTGGTATTCCCATGGACCGGAGCGCGATGGACCTATTCCGACCTGAACGATGAAAGCGACCGTGTTGCTCGGGGCTTTCTGGCCATGGGCATTCAAAAAGGTGACCGCATTGGTATTATGGCTGGCAATTGTGAGCAATATATTTCTGTCTTCTTTGGAGCGGCGCGTGTTGGTGCGATACTCGTCGTGCTCAACAATACATATACTCCGTCGGAGGTGTACTACGCGCTCAGTCATACCGGTAAGTCTTTCAATTATATTTATTAAGATATGTTTATACTAACGTAGGGCTTAGACTGCAGATTGCTTTTCATGACACCCCAGATCGGCCGCCACGAATTGTTCGATGTGCTGTCCACACTCGGGCCGCATCCCACGCGGAAGGGATCATCGAAGGCGCTCGAAGAGATCATCATTCTCCGGGGACAATACCAGGAATTTGGTACCTACGGCAGCTTTATCGAGCGCGGACAATGGCTACCAGACCACATTCTGGCTGAGCGCGAGGATATTCTGCAGCCGGACGATGTGTGTAATTTGCAGTTTACCAGTGGTTCGACTGGTAATCCCAAGGCTGCTATGTTGACGCACCAGTAGGTCACACCCGACTGCGAAAAATATACACATCTAACATAATCCTCCTGAATAGCAACCTAGTCAACAACTCGCGCTTCATTGGCGACCGCATGGACCTCAGCTCCTTCGATATCCTCTGCTGCCCACCACCGCTCTTCCACTGCTTCGGGCTGGTTCTCGGAATGCTAGCCGTAGTCACCCATGGATCGAAAATCATTTTCCCTGGAGAGACGTTCGACGCGAAGGCGGTGTTGCATGCGGTTTCCGACGAGAAGTGTACGGCGCTGCACGGGGTGCCGACGATGTTCGAGGCGATCCTTAGCGTTCCCAAGCCCGAGAACTTTGACTGCTCGAATCTGCGAACGGGGATCATCGCTGGGGCTCCCGTGCCGCGACCGTTGATGAAACGGTTGTTTGGGGAGTTGAATATGACCGAGTATACCAGTAGTTACGGTACTGCCCAGAATTCTATGTTTTACATATTTACGCTAACGGCAGTCAGGCCTCACGGAAGCATCGCCAACCTGCTTCAATGCTCTCACCACTGACACCATCGAAACCCGACTCATGACTGTGGGTAAGGTCATGCCGCATGCAAAAGCCAAGATCATCGACGTGAAAGGCAACATCGTCCCAGTTGGCCAACGCGGAGAACTCTGCATGACTGGCTACCAACTCACAAAGGGATACTGGAACAACCCCGAGAAAACCAGCGAAACACTCACCACCGACGAAAACGGCGTGATCTGGCTGAAGACCGGCGACGAAGCCGTATTCACACCAGAGGGCTACTGCACCATCACCGGCCGCTTCAAAGACATAATCATCCGAGGTGAGCACAACCACAAATACCCACCTAGCATTTTCTAACGTGCCAGACAGGCGGGGAGAACATATACCCCCTTGAGATTGAAGAGCGCCTGACCGCACACCCAGCCATCGAGGTAGCCTCCGTGATCGGCGTCCCGCACCAGAAATACGGGGAGGTCGTTGGCGCCTTCATCCTAGTGGCAGCGGGGTACACACGACCGTCGGACGAGGAACTCCGAGCGTGGACCCGCGAGACCCTGGGACGCCACAAGGCGCCGCAGCATGTGTTTGtgtttggggaggagggggtggACCGGACGATTCCTGTTACGGGGAGCGGCAAAGTCCGAAAGGTGGATTTGAGGAAGATGGCGGGCGGTGTTCTGGAACGGAGGGCTCAGTAGCTGTGCTTGTAGCAGGCTTGTGTGACTCGTTTTGTATATAGTTGATATCCTTGTATTCTGCATGTTTATGTATTATGTTGTTTATGGAGGTCGGTTTACTCCGCTACCCTAGAGTACTCAGTACCATCCTAGATATGCCGTTAGGTTTCGACACTAGGCTATAGCTACCAATTCCCTTATCCTCTTGTCTAAATCCTCCGTACTCGTCGTATACGCAGTACATCCGTACTTCGTAAGTACCGTAAATAAACTACTCCAAGTGGGCCTGCCCCACCTCGGTTGTTTTTTATCAATCTGATTAGATGAAACATCTAATCAGATGCCAAGAGAGCCAATCAGCGTCCCGTTCCTGCGCTACTGTATGTATTGCACTATTCCTTTTCTGATATGTAAATTACGAACAGTACTGGCGGTCATACAAGGCACAGCTCTAGCTGAAGTTCTCCAATTCCCCATAGTACTTTATATGCTCCATAGATTGATAAGTCCGAGATACTGctcagtactccgtatacatCCGTCTAAAGATACTTTTTAGGCAACATGAGGCGAATATTGACTAGAGTATATATTAAATTCCACTATGCCACGCCAACAACTGACTCACGCTAAATTAACCAAGAAAAAGCACACTCGCTCGTAATTACAGCTTCAACGCTCGGAACGGATTCCGCTCCAAGTGATCCGACCCATCGAACCGGAACGGTGAAATGTGGAAAAACTTCTCTCGTGGACATTTGACCAGCGCTGACCGCTTATGCGGCAAGTCGACCAGTTTCTCGATGTTGAAGCCCGTGGCATGGTCATAGGCTAGTGGTGCGAGGTTGGTGAACTTAGGCTCGCCTACGATGTAATTTGTGCGAGGCTCATCGAGGAACATGTAGTGCATGATGCTGCACCACCAGACCATCACCCGGTGTTGTCCGCGGAAACGCTGGTCGCCGACGAGGGAGTGGCGGCCGCAGTCGTAGTCGTCTGCGTTATAGTTGGCTCCCAGGTGGTCCTCCTATTCTCATTAGTCCTTTCCTCTAATTGCTCCAAGGGTCAACACACCTTAGCCCAGTAAATCTCATGATACGAAAAAAAAGTGTCATTAAACTTGGCAAGCACCGCCATCTGATGACGATCCTCGTGAATCTTGCGCAGATACTCACGATGCTGATCTAGGGTTCCAGTCTCGTTCCAGCCCTGAGCCACCCGGGGGTCATTCTGCCATTTGTTGAACAGCTTCAGATGCTCCTCGTTGGTATAATCCAACACCCAGATTGAGAAGAACTCATCCAAATGCGGAATGTAGCGACTGTAGATACGCGAGCCCGGGGCTGGCTTTGCAGGGCGAATCGGGTGGACAGCATGTACGCGGACGTCAGGGAACTTGGTCGTCAGGGTATGTTGAATCGGGAATGTCGGGTAGGCTGCTGCAGAACGAGGCAAGGGCTGCTCAGTATCAGAACCAACAATCCACGCCGGTCGCGTTCCGAACGGGGAGCCAGCTCCCTGCCAGAACATGCTGCGAAAGACGACCAATTGACCGACATGGTCTGTAGACTCTGGCACCGGCTGACCTGGGGGAGCAGAGGGATCGGGGTGCTCCGTGGCAAGACCAACTGCCTGCAACTCCTGTGCCAGCAGCTCCTTGCCCTCTCCTGAGAGCACGACGCGGAAGATCTCAAAATCGGTGCAAAGGGTGAGGAGGGCGTAGATGACGTTCCAAATTTGTCCGATTGATGGTGCCTCGGTGCTGTCCCAGCTGAGCTTGGTGATTGGGCTTCGCTGAGCGCGAGCCCATGCTGAGTTGTTTCCTGGATGCGCGGTGATGGTCGAATCGGGCTGGGCCAGGTCTGTGAATTTCAATGAAGCATGATCAAGCGACGCAGGAGGGGGAATGCCATCATCCGCACGAGCGGCACGCCGCAGTTGGAAGGTCCGCAGGCCATGTTCTACGGAGAGGACTTGAAGTGCGTAAGATGTCTTGTAGGGCTGTGGCAAGCGCACCCCAGGGAGTTTCTGATCGGGGGCCATTGTGCTTTTGGAGATAATGCGAGTATAGCAAGAGAAGAATGAGAATTGCCAGCTCAATGGTGCCATCCTTCACATTTAACTGCATACTGCTTCACGTGCGGCATTAGCACTGCATCCCTGCACTATACTCTGGAGTACAGACAATAGCCAGCATAACCGGATCTGACGTCGGAGACAGACGTTGTGGGACTCGGTGTTATCAACCCTACAGTACTTAGTTCAAGTATAATTACTGGTTGTATTTCAGGATCTTACAGAGTGGGGTCATGTATCTTTCCGTATGTGACGCGTAACGCAATTTTGTAATAATACCCTCGAGCGCGCTTGACCCAAAAATGCAGGCGACCCCCAAGAGTCGCGATGCAGAAAATCATAATCCGCCTCTAATGACCTCGTCAATCTAAGCCTCTTTGGGCAAGTTTTTCGGGGGCACCCGCGGGATGGCATCTTGGGAATATGTAATAACGCGTGCTCGTGGAAGT
This Aspergillus chevalieri M1 DNA, chromosome 3, nearly complete sequence DNA region includes the following protein-coding sequences:
- the sidI gene encoding putative long-chain-fatty-acid-CoA ligase (COG:I;~EggNog:ENOG410PIIB;~InterPro:IPR000873,IPR020845,IPR042099,IPR025110;~PFAM:PF00501,PF13193;~SMCOG1002:AMP-dependent synthetase and ligase;~antiSMASH:Cluster_3.1), yielding MTTNRPSVRRLQQTLSHVQPKPAPLQLSIVEGPTEPELLEITLGELLTLQSLKYSDYECLVFPWTGARWTYSDLNDESDRVARGFLAMGIQKGDRIGIMAGNCEQYISVFFGAARVGAILVVLNNTYTPSEVYYALSHTDCRLLFMTPQIGRHELFDVLSTLGPHPTRKGSSKALEEIIILRGQYQEFGTYGSFIERGQWLPDHILAEREDILQPDDVCNLQFTSGSTGNPKAAMLTHHNLVNNSRFIGDRMDLSSFDILCCPPPLFHCFGLVLGMLAVVTHGSKIIFPGETFDAKAVLHAVSDEKCTALHGVPTMFEAILSVPKPENFDCSNLRTGIIAGAPVPRPLMKRLFGELNMTEYTSSYGLTEASPTCFNALTTDTIETRLMTVGKVMPHAKAKIIDVKGNIVPVGQRGELCMTGYQLTKGYWNNPEKTSETLTTDENGVIWLKTGDEAVFTPEGYCTITGRFKDIIIRGGENIYPLEIEERLTAHPAIEVASVIGVPHQKYGEVVGAFILVAAGYTRPSDEELRAWTRETLGRHKAPQHVFVFGEEGVDRTIPVTGSGKVRKVDLRKMAGGVLERRAQ
- a CDS encoding uncharacterized protein (COG:J;~EggNog:ENOG410PGG3;~InterPro:IPR019432,IPR016181;~PFAM:PF13523;~SMCOG1203:putative siderophore biosynthesis protein;~antiSMASH:Cluster_3.1;~go_function: GO:0016746 - transferase activity, transferring acyl groups [Evidence IEA];~go_process: GO:0019290 - siderophore biosynthetic process [Evidence IEA]); the encoded protein is MAPDQKLPGVRLPQPYKTSYALQVLSVEHGLRTFQLRRAARADDGIPPPASLDHASLKFTDLAQPDSTITAHPGNNSAWARAQRSPITKLSWDSTEAPSIGQIWNVIYALLTLCTDFEIFRVVLSGEGKELLAQELQAVGLATEHPDPSAPPGQPVPESTDHVGQLVVFRSMFWQGAGSPFGTRPAWIVGSDTEQPLPRSAAAYPTFPIQHTLTTKFPDVRVHAVHPIRPAKPAPGSRIYSRYIPHLDEFFSIWVLDYTNEEHLKLFNKWQNDPRVAQGWNETGTLDQHREYLRKIHEDRHQMAVLAKFNDTFFSYHEIYWAKEDHLGANYNADDYDCGRHSLVGDQRFRGQHRVMVWWCSIMHYMFLDEPRTNYIVGEPKFTNLAPLAYDHATGFNIEKLVDLPHKRSALVKCPREKFFHISPFRFDGSDHLERNPFRALKL